The nucleotide sequence GCACTGGAAGACGGTGGCGGGGGCCCTTTTTCCGGGGGGTGTTTTTGACACGAAAGACGACAACAGCGCCTTTAACCTGACCACCGTTATCGATCCCATCCTCTTCGACAACGCCGAAATCGCCTTCGCCGCGAAAACAACATTTGTGTTTGAATTTTAAATCCCCCCGTTCCCCCCTTTGACAAAGGGGAGGGGGATTTATGATTGGATATATTTTCGGAGCTGGTTCTTTTCCTCTTCCGCCTCGGCAAAGAGCCATTCCAGAATATTCCGCATCGTTACCATTCCGGCGACTTTTTTCCCGTCCACAACCGGGAGGTGGCGGCATTTGGTCGCTTCCATCTTCTTAAAACAGTCCTTCACCGTTTCAGTGACGGGGCAAACAACCACATCCTTGCTCATCACCAATGAGAGTTGCGTGGATTTTGGGTCGAGCCCCCGGGCGACCACGCGGTTTAAAAGATCGCGCTCGGTGAAAATGCCGGAAAGTTCATCGCCGTCCATGACCACGACACTGCCGACCTTGTTCTCCGCCATCAGTTGCGCGGCCTCGTAAACCGAGGCTGAAGAGGGGAGGGAGACAACCGTTTGTGATTTTATAAGGACGGATAAAAAAGACATGACTCTTTCCTTCTACCACAGAACCGTTCCGGTTTCTAGCGCGACTTTTCGAGGTAGAGCCGGCGGATCTTTTCCAACAACGGAAAATAAACGCCCGACCTGAAGTCGGGAAAGGTCCATTCAAAGGGGCGGAAGGCGCCTTTATAATAGTCAAGAACGAGATCGGCGCAGATCCGGTCGGTGAGCGCAACCTTGTGCCCCCCGTGCTTGGTGGAGGCCAGCACCACTTTTACTTGATCGAGATAGCCGGGGTCGATATTCGCCGACCGTTTTCCCCCCGATGAAAAAAAGGCCTTTTCCATCTGGACGGCCCCCTCCTTGAACCGGGCCAGTTCGTGATCCATGCCAAGTTTTTTAAGGGCAAAAAAAGTCCGGCAAAGATTCCCCCCCATCTCGTCGGCGTAGTAGTCGGTGCGGTCGAATGGAAAGGTCTCCGTGAACTCCTCCAGCGGCCCAAAGGCATCGGCAAGGATGCGGACGATGTCGGCCACCCCTTGCGACCCTCTTCCTTCGCCGTGGATAACGGCAAAAAAATATTGAACCATAATATCGGGGGCTTTGCCGCTGGCGCCCCCGTACCCCCCGTTCGCTCGGACGGAATAAATCCGATCCTCGCTCACTTAAATTTGCTGGCAAATTTGTGAGTCAAAGGGTTAAAATAGGGGACGCTGATCATGCAAGAGGAAAAATCGATCACCAAACTGGAAGATCTGGTCGGCAAGAAGATTCAGGTGGTTGCCTTTGGGACCTCCTATATCGGCACCCTCCAGCGCGTTGATTACGACAAGGGATTTATGGTGCTCACCGACGGAAAGGACACCGTCTTTCTGGAACTGGAGCGGATCGATTCGTTCAGTCCTATTTCTTCCTGACCCCCACGTTGGTCATCTCGATCTGCGGCGGGCGCAGATAGGTTTCCAGCTCGGCGATCACCCGCCCCTCGACTTTGCCGGCCGATTCCAGCTTTCCCACAATGGTTTTCACCGTCGTGCCGACGGCCACCTTGATCTGGCTCCCCTCCTGCGTCAGGTCGACCGTCATCTGGTAATAGGCCCCGTCGGTGATGCCGTAATCGCGCCTCCCAAACAGGTTGTAATAGTGCGAATCCCCCTCCACCGGCCGCCAGCCGGTGATAAACCGCCCCTTTTCCTCGTCGGTATTGTTGATTTCGTAACCGAGATGCTCCAGCGCCCTTTGCACCGCCTT is from Deltaproteobacteria bacterium and encodes:
- a CDS encoding CBS domain-containing protein translates to MSFLSVLIKSQTVVSLPSSASVYEAAQLMAENKVGSVVVMDGDELSGIFTERDLLNRVVARGLDPKSTQLSLVMSKDVVVCPVTETVKDCFKKMEATKCRHLPVVDGKKVAGMVTMRNILEWLFAEAEEEKNQLRKYIQS
- a CDS encoding DUF4416 family protein — translated: MVQYFFAVIHGEGRGSQGVADIVRILADAFGPLEEFTETFPFDRTDYYADEMGGNLCRTFFALKKLGMDHELARFKEGAVQMEKAFFSSGGKRSANIDPGYLDQVKVVLASTKHGGHKVALTDRICADLVLDYYKGAFRPFEWTFPDFRSGVYFPLLEKIRRLYLEKSR